From one Anguilla rostrata isolate EN2019 chromosome 12, ASM1855537v3, whole genome shotgun sequence genomic stretch:
- the efhd1 gene encoding EF-hand domain-containing protein D1, protein MASEELAKKLQRRLATEQSAPPDLCVVDNRTKTSQGEEHEKTAVINGSATSELTAKLSRRLDINEGNTEPKQTKVFNPYTEFKEFSRKQIKDMEKMFKRYDSGKDGFIDLMELKMMMEKLGAPQTHLGLKSMIKEVDEDFDGKLSFREFLLIFRRAAAGELQEESGLLMLARLSEIDVSTEGVLGARDFFEAKVQALAVGSRFEAEIREEQEERKRQELERKQRRAAFKELQSTFCP, encoded by the exons ATGGCATCTGAAGAGCTGGCCAAGAAATTGCAGCGCAGGTTAGCCACGGAGCAGTCAGCACCTCCGGACCTGTGTGTAGTAGATAATCGGACAAAAACGAGTCAGGGAGAGGAGCATGAAAAAACAGCAGTTATAAATGGCAGTGCTACATCAGAACTGACAGCAAAACTCTCAAGAAGACTGGATATTAACGAGGGCAACACAGAGCCGAAGCAGACGAAGGTTTTTAACCCTTACACAGAATTTAAAGAATTTTCGAGGAAACAGATCAAAGATATGGAGAAAATGTTTAAACG GTATGATTCTGGGAAGGATGGCTTTATTGACCTGATGGAGCTGAAGATGATGATGGAGAAGTTGGGTGCTCCACAGACGCACCTGGGCCTGAAGAGCATGATCAAGGAGGTGGATGAGGACTTTGATGGCAAACTCAGCTTCAGAGAG TTTTTGCTCATTTTCCGGAGGGCCGCAGCAGGTGAGTTGCAAGAGGAGAGTGGCCTGTTGATGCTGGCACGGCTGTCTGAGATCGATGTGTCCACTGAGGGTGTGCTGGGAGCTCGGGACTTCTTTGAGGCCAAG GTGCAGGCTTTAGCGGTGGGCAGCAGGTTTGAGGCAGAGATCCGGGAGGAGCAAGAGGAAAGAAAGCGACAGGAGCTGGAGAGAAAGCAGCGCCGTGCAGCTTTCAAAGAACTGCAGTCCACTTTCTGTCCCTGA
- the LOC135236504 gene encoding single-pass membrane and coiled-coil domain-containing protein 1-like, translating to MASEGTSLKGFSATLSRLEKRLEVVKSKFEELDEAAISLTERLEQHKQMLALQAHQDQVWVSLLEDKFTTEETNLFFTYVADTLDCCRSHVVKKLPDLAPSLPTTACILRRKIKNRRINVAWESALRDLGLENSDVKALCAFFVTHGYQAEYFSPAQRQNLAENVDTLIRKVVRNQVLRDSLLRAVQVVEKGKAGTLVLTIEEEHKPASSIKEHFSNQVTQ from the exons GTTGGAGAAGAGGCTAGAGGTGGTAAAGAGTAAGTTTGAAGAGCTGGATGAGGCAGCTATATCACTCACAGAGCGCCTGGAGCAGCACAAACAGATGCTCGCCCTTCAGGCCCATCAGGACCAGGTGTGGGTGTCTCTGCTGGAGGACAA GTTCACCACCGAAGAGACCAACCTCTTCTTCACCTACGTGGCAGACACACTGGATTGCTGCCGTTCCCATGTTGTGAAGAAACTTCCAGATCTGGCTCCCAGTCTGCCTACTACAGCATGCATTCTGCGGAGGAAAATCAAGAATCGGCGAATCAACGTGGCATGGGAGTCCGCCCTCAGAGACTTGGGGCTAGAGAACTCAGACGTCAAGGCCTTGTGTGCCTTCTTTGTGACACATGGGTACCAGGCAGAATACTTCAGCCCAGCTCAGAGGCAGAACCTAGCGGAGAATGTGGACACCCTCATTAGGAAAGTGGTGCGAAACCAGGTGCTGAGGGACAGCTTGTTGAGGGCTGTGCAGGTGGTGGAGAAGGGGAAGGCTGGGACGCTTGTGCTCACCATAGAAGAAGAGCATAAACCAGCCTCCTCCATAAAAGAACATTTCTCAAATCAAGTGACCCAATGA